Proteins from a genomic interval of Rhodococcoides fascians A25f:
- a CDS encoding ATP-binding cassette domain-containing protein, whose protein sequence is MASVAPVATPILEARGLSRSFGNVRALDDADFDIYPGEVVALIGDNGAGKSTMVKALSGSLAVDTGEILFDGTAVDLDSPTVAAELGIETVFQDLALAPHLNAQQNMFLGRELPAKGLLGHLGFLDVSTMRKQSQDALNELGATVRSLTVPVGAMSGGQQQAIAIARAVAWAKGVVFLDEPTAALGVVQTRNVLDTIRRVADRGVAVVFISHSMPHVMEVADRVQVLRMGKRVATLDAKNTTMEELVGAMTGATTGATR, encoded by the coding sequence ATGGCCAGCGTTGCACCTGTTGCGACACCGATCCTCGAAGCGAGGGGATTGTCGAGGAGTTTCGGAAACGTGCGCGCCCTCGACGATGCCGACTTCGACATCTACCCGGGTGAGGTCGTCGCCCTCATCGGGGACAACGGCGCAGGCAAGTCGACGATGGTCAAGGCGCTCTCGGGCAGCCTGGCCGTCGACACCGGCGAGATCCTGTTCGACGGCACCGCGGTCGATCTCGACAGTCCCACCGTTGCAGCAGAACTCGGCATCGAGACGGTGTTCCAGGATCTTGCTCTCGCGCCGCACCTCAACGCGCAGCAGAACATGTTTCTCGGACGCGAACTGCCGGCGAAAGGGCTGCTCGGCCATCTCGGTTTTCTCGACGTCTCCACGATGCGCAAGCAGTCGCAGGACGCGTTGAACGAACTCGGAGCCACCGTGCGTAGCCTGACCGTCCCGGTCGGAGCGATGTCGGGTGGGCAGCAACAAGCCATTGCCATCGCGCGAGCCGTCGCCTGGGCCAAGGGCGTCGTCTTTCTCGACGAGCCGACCGCAGCGCTCGGAGTGGTACAGACCCGCAACGTGCTCGACACCATTCGCCGCGTGGCGGACAGGGGAGTGGCCGTGGTGTTCATCAGCCACTCCATGCCGCACGTGATGGAAGTTGCCGACCGGGTTCAGGTGCTGCGTATGGGCAAGCGCGTGGCCACCCTCGACGCCAAGAACACGACCATGGAAGAACTCGTCGGCGCGATGACCGGCGCAACCACCGGAGCGACACGATGA
- a CDS encoding LacI family DNA-binding transcriptional regulator has product MTTMQDVAALAKVSAKTVSRVYNNDPHVDPDTRARVTEALNSLNYVPNTMATSFRNGQAAAIGVAVPDIDDPFFSSIARAVEERARQDDMAVLVTSLGHDGDQEQALVESLLRRQLSGLIIAPTGAHHSYLERWIDKTPTVFVDRAPDGLKADSFVDDDHGGAVLATDHLLDLGHTRIAVIGDSAGIPTSRNRLEGYRESLQARGIDFDDTLVALGVLDREDARVALTDLTALESPPTALFLSNARVAMACVPVLQQMNLLHLAFVGFGDFPLADAVMPPVTVIDQNPARLGRLAIERLLGRIENPSKRYKRRNILGVELIERRSCTPGTDHRCD; this is encoded by the coding sequence ATGACCACCATGCAAGACGTCGCCGCGCTGGCCAAGGTCAGCGCCAAGACCGTCTCACGGGTGTACAACAACGACCCTCACGTCGACCCCGATACCCGTGCCCGCGTCACCGAGGCCTTGAATTCGCTGAACTACGTGCCCAATACGATGGCCACGTCGTTCCGCAACGGTCAGGCGGCAGCCATCGGAGTCGCCGTCCCTGATATCGACGATCCTTTCTTCTCCTCCATTGCACGCGCGGTGGAGGAACGAGCGCGACAGGACGACATGGCCGTTCTGGTCACCAGCCTCGGTCACGACGGCGATCAGGAGCAGGCTCTGGTGGAGTCGCTGCTGCGTAGACAGCTGAGCGGCTTGATCATCGCGCCGACCGGTGCACACCACTCCTATCTGGAGCGTTGGATCGACAAGACCCCCACGGTGTTCGTCGATCGGGCTCCCGACGGACTCAAAGCAGACAGCTTCGTCGACGACGATCACGGCGGGGCGGTGTTGGCCACCGACCACCTGCTCGATCTGGGACACACCCGCATCGCAGTCATCGGCGACAGTGCCGGCATCCCGACCAGCCGAAACCGGCTCGAGGGGTATCGGGAGTCGTTGCAGGCGCGCGGAATCGACTTCGACGACACTCTCGTCGCTCTGGGTGTGTTGGACCGCGAGGATGCCCGGGTGGCACTGACCGACCTGACTGCACTCGAAAGTCCGCCTACCGCATTGTTTCTGTCCAACGCGCGAGTGGCGATGGCATGCGTGCCTGTTCTGCAGCAGATGAATCTGCTACATCTGGCGTTCGTCGGATTCGGCGACTTCCCCCTTGCCGATGCAGTGATGCCACCGGTGACGGTGATCGATCAGAATCCCGCTCGCCTCGGCCGGTTGGCCATCGAGCGACTACTGGGACGGATCGAGAATCCGAGCAAGCGCTACAAGCGCCGCAACATCCTCGGCGTCGAGCTGATCGAGCGTCGATCCTGCACGCCCGGAACCGATCACCGCTGCGACTGA
- a CDS encoding LacI family DNA-binding transcriptional regulator, whose amino-acid sequence MTERASIKDVAALAGVSFKTVSRVVNGVDTVLPELRERVEAAVQTLNYVPNSAARSLKSGSGNTIGIIVDSIDDVFFASLVSAVEDRALEHGLAVIVGSTGFDAQRERDQLALLAGQHVRGIILAPVGDHSDFLVPRRRTLPTVTIDRSISGFDSVIVDDYGAAKRAVEKLMASGHTRIALLGFDDRLQTAQLRRQAYLDVLADLGQKPEAALAPPVSHAADSVRPVVKKLLALRNPPTAFFVANARHATAVVSVLHEIDRTDVAMVSFGNFSLADAVSPSVTCIDQDPYRIGTLAFDRLVQRFDDPYLEPEQQVAPTTLVERLSHALPLPVQK is encoded by the coding sequence GTGACCGAGCGCGCAAGCATCAAAGACGTCGCCGCATTGGCAGGCGTCAGCTTCAAGACCGTCTCACGCGTCGTCAACGGCGTGGACACGGTCTTGCCGGAGTTGCGTGAGCGCGTCGAAGCCGCGGTGCAGACGCTCAACTACGTTCCCAATTCTGCTGCTCGGTCACTGAAATCGGGGTCCGGCAACACGATCGGCATCATCGTCGACTCCATCGACGACGTCTTCTTCGCATCCCTGGTCAGTGCCGTGGAGGATCGTGCGCTCGAACACGGTCTCGCGGTCATCGTCGGCAGCACCGGGTTCGACGCCCAGCGCGAGCGTGATCAGCTGGCCCTTCTTGCCGGGCAACATGTGCGAGGGATCATCCTTGCGCCGGTCGGCGATCACAGCGATTTCCTCGTGCCGCGGCGTCGAACGTTGCCCACGGTGACCATCGACCGCTCGATCTCGGGATTCGATTCGGTCATCGTGGACGATTACGGTGCTGCCAAGCGCGCCGTCGAGAAGTTGATGGCAAGCGGGCACACCCGAATTGCGTTGCTCGGCTTCGACGATCGACTGCAGACCGCCCAGTTGCGCCGGCAGGCGTACCTCGACGTGCTCGCGGACCTCGGCCAGAAGCCCGAGGCCGCACTCGCTCCTCCGGTGTCGCATGCCGCGGATTCGGTGCGCCCCGTCGTCAAGAAGCTACTGGCACTGCGCAATCCGCCGACCGCCTTCTTCGTCGCCAATGCGCGACATGCCACGGCCGTGGTGTCGGTGCTGCACGAAATCGACCGCACCGACGTGGCGATGGTCTCGTTCGGTAACTTCTCGCTCGCCGACGCCGTCAGCCCGTCGGTGACCTGCATAGACCAAGACCCGTATCGCATCGGCACACTCGCATTCGATCGCCTGGTTCAGCGGTTCGACGATCCGTATCTCGAACCGGAGCAACAAGTCGCGCCCACCACGCTGGTGGAAAGACTCTCGCACGCCCTCCCCCTACCCGTACAGAAATGA
- a CDS encoding SDR family oxidoreductase, which produces MAKFDGRKILVTGASGGIGSATVRRLVADGAEVVAAGQSVDALDKLADETGATPLAFDLTSEDSVREAVEGLELYGVVNCAGFGGEIATPQDTDISIFDKVIAINARGALLVIKYTVPAMIAAGAGAIVNVSSQASLVALTGHISYGSSKAALDNITRVSALELGRHGIRVNGVNPTVVMTEMSAFYWGRPEIEEPFLAQMPLGRWATEDEIAAPIAFLLSDDASMVTGVSLPVDGGYTSR; this is translated from the coding sequence ATGGCGAAGTTCGACGGCCGCAAGATCTTGGTGACAGGTGCCAGCGGAGGCATCGGCTCGGCGACCGTGCGGCGGTTGGTGGCCGACGGTGCCGAGGTCGTCGCGGCCGGCCAATCGGTGGATGCCCTGGACAAGCTGGCCGACGAGACCGGCGCAACGCCTCTGGCTTTCGATCTCACCTCCGAGGACAGCGTCCGCGAGGCTGTCGAAGGCCTAGAGCTGTACGGCGTGGTGAACTGCGCAGGATTCGGCGGCGAGATCGCCACACCTCAGGACACCGACATCTCGATCTTCGACAAGGTCATCGCCATCAATGCGCGCGGCGCACTGTTGGTCATCAAATACACCGTCCCGGCCATGATCGCCGCGGGTGCCGGTGCCATCGTCAACGTCTCGAGTCAAGCCAGCCTGGTCGCCCTCACCGGCCATATCTCGTACGGCTCCTCGAAAGCGGCCCTGGACAACATCACTCGCGTCTCCGCACTCGAGCTCGGCCGACACGGAATTCGAGTCAACGGCGTCAACCCGACGGTCGTGATGACAGAGATGTCTGCGTTCTACTGGGGTCGCCCCGAGATCGAGGAGCCGTTCCTGGCTCAGATGCCGCTGGGAAGGTGGGCCACCGAAGACGAGATTGCCGCGCCGATTGCCTTCCTGCTGAGCGATGATGCTTCCATGGTGACCGGAGTGTCGTTGCCAGTCGATGGCGGCTACACCAGTCGCTGA
- a CDS encoding AAA family ATPase, whose translation MIDRERLPVLVVAGAAGSGKTTLGRELARRFGTALLDLDTLTNPLLDELDSLLDGPHWNSAGPHSERIRVGRYAVLLAAARDLVEIGQRPVLVAPFTRELTAGTEWERLVAHLAPAASLVVHVDGSPELLARRRAARGAERDAHRPVDAPAAKPLVPHLRVDAELSTPQQVDLVAHALEDQSQR comes from the coding sequence GTGATCGATCGCGAACGGCTGCCGGTTCTGGTGGTTGCCGGTGCTGCGGGAAGTGGCAAGACGACTCTCGGTCGAGAGCTTGCCAGACGGTTCGGTACCGCTCTGCTCGACTTGGACACGCTCACCAATCCGCTTCTCGACGAACTGGATTCGTTGCTGGACGGCCCACACTGGAACAGTGCGGGCCCACACTCGGAACGCATCCGAGTCGGCCGATACGCCGTACTGCTCGCTGCTGCGCGGGACCTCGTGGAGATCGGTCAGCGCCCCGTTCTGGTCGCACCGTTCACCCGCGAATTGACTGCCGGCACGGAGTGGGAACGACTGGTCGCGCACCTGGCCCCCGCTGCATCGTTGGTCGTGCACGTCGACGGGTCGCCGGAGCTGTTGGCGCGCAGGCGTGCTGCGCGTGGGGCGGAGCGTGATGCCCATCGGCCGGTGGATGCTCCGGCGGCCAAGCCGCTCGTTCCCCATCTGCGGGTCGACGCCGAACTGTCGACCCCACAGCAGGTCGATCTGGTTGCGCACGCTCTAGAGGATCAGTCGCAGCGGTGA